The Porites lutea chromosome 7, jaPorLute2.1, whole genome shotgun sequence genome includes the window TTATGTGTAATATTTTTTCCTTGTAATTATTAATCAGACTACTTGACATCAGAGCTTCAGGCATTACGAATGATTGGGGGAGAAGAAGATGTGTTAATGGAAATAGAAGATCAAGTGAGTACCTTCTGAGTCATTACTCGATACTTGAAAACAAGAGAATTTTCACAGTGGAGTGAAATCCTGATGTTTTCAATCTTAGAAAATTATTTCAAACCTGATTTTAATTTAACAAAACCCATTTTAATTTCCCCCAAACTCCCATGCAGATGTCTTTTTGCTTGGAGGCTTTGTATTTCCTGTTGAATCTGATTAAGCAAGACTCTTAAACTTTGCCTTCTACAGTGTACCCACTTCAAAAAACCTGCTGACTAAGCTAAGGGTTCTATTTGTTTCATTGGTTGGGACTATAGTATTTTATAGTTAACAGTGTATTAATTTATAGCTACATGTGTTAAATTTTATATTCAACAATTATGACAGGCAGTGAGTCCTGCTCTCCAGCAACTCATAGCAATACTGGTAGCACTGGATTTACCACAACCTACCAAAGACTCCACTGTATTTGATCTGTTCTCCCAGATAGAAAATAAGGTTAGTCAATACCAACATTTATGATTAATACGCATATACAGCtgcagttattattatttaatttatcactttttagttattattacggaagtaaaaaaaattatattaattaatCAATAATATTGGTAGCAATCATGATTTTCAACTGCTCTGTAGTAAGTATAGCATATGATTAGTtgtaatgtaaaaataaagcaagtactaaaatttgaaacaacttGATGCATCATTGTGAAAAAGAAAGGATTAGGGTATTCATACAATGTGTCGTGTCCCTCACAGACGTTTTTAGTGTCATAACTCAGTGCTCCTGTGGGGAGGagcatgtaatatcctctatatatctaatttgctttttaaaaaaatattgcaggTACAACTGCTCCTTACCAAAGCTCCTAGAGATCATCTTGGGAGTCCATTATTAACAAAAACTCTGAGTCGAAAGCAGTGGGTAAGCTCATAGCAGTTGTAGTAGCCTGAGTAGCAAGCATTTCCTTGTGGTAAACTTCAGAATGAAGAAAGACCAAGGGCAGTCGTGGAATGGGATTTTCGGTTTCAGTGGCGCAAAAAATGAAactagagccaaaaaatgaaggaGGGAAGGAGGAGGGGAAGGTGTgttcttcctttcttccttaccccctccccgctcttttgcTTGccctatgtttttttttatgactcTCATTCCTCATTCTTTTCTCCGAAACCACACAGAAATGCTTGCTATGCAGTTTACAGTTGAAGTTGAACCTCCAGAGTCCATCTCAAATGCCCAGATTTGGTGGACaattttgtgcaaaaaaatcaagCCTTTGCAGAATCAATccattaataaaaatattatcgTTCTATGTTTACTTTTAGAGTAGAGTGGAAGAAATCAACTCGCAGTTAAATCAGGAATACACACTTCGTCGGTCAATGTTGTTGAAGAGATTGGATGTGACAGTGCAGTCCTTTGGTTGGTCTGACAGAGCTAAGGTTTGCCAATTACCTTAGACTATATTACTTTGTTAGTTTGGTTTATTACGCAATTATTAGAAATATACATGTCCTGCAGTCTAACCTTGGGAACTCAGGGAAAAGATCCAGTACTAGGAAATAATCTATTagggaaaaaaagaacgaaaCATTACTTAAGAGGTAGTCAAGACCAGAATACAGGATCAGTTTTATTATTGGGAAACAGTTATGCCATTACACCATGCAAACCTATACCACCTATTAGAATTCAGGGTAGGAAGTGTACGCAGGATTTGACAGTCGCTGGGACAGTGGGATTGCAAGTCCAATACACTTGCAAGGTTGTGCTCTTGAAGGAAAATTGAATGAAGCCCATCAGTATGAGAGGATGATGAGAAGATGAACCTGTAAAATCAAAGGTGCCCAGGAATATGATCTCTATGAAAAAAACAGTATCTTCTAGTAGCCTGAGAGCAAAAGTTGGGTGCCAGGgctgggctctgctagagcacagccctgactTGCCATGCTACCCCTTGATCGaggtaataaaaataatatttcaccCATTCATTGAAGACCTCAAGGAAAACTGgctttttggtaatttttttttgggtaaATAGCTTTGTAATAGTACTGTTGTACTTGTATGATCCTGCAAATAAAGCTTCTTGTTGTTGGCTAGAGGTGTTTGTATGAGTGTATTGGAAAACTTTTATGGGTTATCAGTATAATCGATTAAAATAAAATCATTCTACTTCTATTGTAATAAACTATTTTGTATTAGCATTTACTTGTTATTTCTTGCATCAGTGTGGCAAGCTGTTTAACTGCTAGGgcataaaagaataaaattgttgtgctgttgttgttgtgtggCACTTGTGTTCTATGGTTGCTCCTGGTgatgctgttgtttcttgccatTAGGTAAAGAAAGATGAAATAGCTGCAGCTTTTCAGCCTTTGAGAAAATCTCTTTCTGAAGGATCACCAGTCAGCATTCCAGATATTGTTGCAGCTAGAACAGGTGTGAGTGATATGAATTTTATAATAtctaaaatgtaaaaacaataaataaattattattattttttatataattatattgaaCAGATTGTGTTGAAAGGTAATTTATGGGCCATCAAAAAGACTCTTTATgatttttgtctagttttgtaGTTTCAATTCCTCGACAAGCTTCCACAGGCATACCACTTGGTTGGAGACATCTAGAATGCCTAAAGAGATACattgaaattaattaataattatgtaACACAATTAATATGTAACACAACCTTATGCCGGTTTTTTCCCCTTGGAACAAAATTTCAGCAGCTCATGTGATACACCCTCcctaatttattgcatgcattATTCCTTCCTGTAATCAGTTATGTTTTCTGGCAGATCTTTTAAGGGTGACAAAAACAAGTAGTGGAGACATCAGAGGCAGAACACAGTGCAAAATCAACAAGATTATGATCGGCAAAGTAAGTTAAGTGCAGTGAATGGGCTTCTttgaccctttaagccccagttaGATCCAATGATTACAAACTCTCCAGACTGATCTTTAtacatttgtttgaaaatttagGTGAGAGAATACGATTGTATGTCAAAAGATCATTTTTAGCATTACTTTTCTCTGTGGtgattaatttattaattattgtaaCCTTTCTACTTGATTGTGTTTTGATTATTatgaggagaaaattgatgctggTCACTGCCGGGGCTTAAGAGAGTTCATTAACCCTTTCAGTCACAAGTGGTTTAAGTGGGAATTCACTAATAAAATCCAAATTTGATAAATATAATACAATGTAAAATGCTACAAAGTAAATAGTACAATGGAGACATTCTGGGATTCAGACACTCTGGGATTTGTCTGCAGATAAATTAAAAGTTCAGATGATGAATCGTCTCAACATAACTTGGTTTTggattgaaaataaaattaaggttTAAGTTATATAGGAGTAACTTTTTAGCCAGGTAGCCTGAATGTAAGATGAAATTTAACCCATGTTTATACTTGCCAGACTAGAaataagaattgtttttaaacaacTGTAGTGAGTTCTGTATTTGTCGTGTGGTTGTTTTTGAAGGTACCAGATCGAGGAGGAAGGCCATCAAGTACAGCACCACCTGTAGAAATGCCTGCTTTCAAAAAGCGTACTGAGGCTCCTAGAGACCAAAGGCAATCGAgtaatgataattttttttcttcacttgaaATTCTATAAactattgatttaaaaaaacttgCTACACAACAGAAGTGGGTTTTCTTCAACATCTCCATGATCCTCAACAAAACCTGTGATCATTACGGGTGCTTTTTGTGTGTGACtgtgaaaggtaaaaaaatcattttttacttcagtAGCTGGAAATAGTCATCTTTAATAGTAACAATCTGAGGCTCATGGTGTGTTCATGAAttcctgccccccccccccacctcctcTCCCTCTCTTCCTCAGCACTCTATTTTATGGGTTCTTACAAGCcagctggaaaaaaaagaactcaAGAGTTCAAGGATTTGAGGTTACACCTGGGGATTGATCTTGGGACTTCCCACACGGAAAACCAGGCACAAACCGACTGTGCCAATCCTTCCTCCATTCATACTTCTTTtttatagactacgagtagtctgCATTTTTCGTCAGGGATACTGGAGCGAGTGAAACGCGAGCACgcatgaaaatcaccccacgcgtaTCGCCTTTCTCttgtggggtgattttcatgtGCGCTCGCATTTCATTCACTccactatccctgaggaaaaatggggactactcgtagtccaTCTTTTTTACTACTCTAACTAAATGAGAGAATTTGAAACAGGATAAATAACTTATCATTATCAAATATActataaaaatatatgtatatatatatatatttttttgcactATTTAGGTGGTCGAGGTGGCAGAGGAGGAAAAGTCCAAGGTGGTAGGTAGCATTCCATCCAACAGCAATTTTTAATCATTATTGAAGAATCTGCAAACTAAATAAGTTGCTTTGATTTTCCCATTTTTCCTTCACAGGGTGGTCAGACAGCAGAGGCAgaggagggagaggggggcCAGGTGGAGGCGGCTGGAAAGGAGGGAGGGGAGGCCGTGGTGGAGGACAGAGAGGAAACACATTTGAGGGACATGACAACCAAGGAACTGTCTACTACAGCTAAAAGATGTTAACTTTGGAACTTATATTATTAAAAGCTGTAATGCTATCATCAATAtaagtcaaaataaaatttgcagaatttatttatttattgcatTGGTTTGCACTAACGTTCTGTAGTACATAATACCATCTCTTCATCGGTATATATCTGGAGTTTTCTGGAAACAGAATAAATCTCTAGCTCCTGGTCGTAGTTGAAAAGTTCCACAGGACAAATCATTAACCAGTGGATGAGACATCACATATATGTAAGCGTCACTgctacaggtcaaaattaattaatttaggTTAAATCTTTTTAACCCAGGTTgactctcaatttcctttgtctcttacAGCTGTAG containing:
- the LOC140942832 gene encoding protein FAM98A-like — protein: MESDIQDALEDLGFDSPLLGEGALAVAVQGETLSSDFMTLCVWLVENLKNLCSVQESVSEKEDEETFRMEISGLLNEMGCPHLHLLGVNGLASPANRLLLLDYLTSELQALRMIGGEEDVLMEIEDQAVSPALQQLIAILVALDLPQPTKDSTVFDLFSQIENKVQLLLTKAPRDHLGSPLLTKTLSRKQWSRVEEINSQLNQEYTLRRSMLLKRLDVTVQSFGWSDRAKVKKDEIAAAFQPLRKSLSEGSPVSIPDIVAARTDLLRVTKTSSGDIRGRTQCKINKIMIGKVPDRGGRPSSTAPPVEMPAFKKRTEAPRDQRQSSGRGGRGGKVQGGWSDSRGRGGRGGPGGGGWKGGRGGRGGGQRGNTFEGHDNQGTVYYS